One region of Quercus lobata isolate SW786 chromosome 2, ValleyOak3.0 Primary Assembly, whole genome shotgun sequence genomic DNA includes:
- the LOC115976314 gene encoding 40S ribosomal protein S19-1-like — translation METAKMVKDVSPHDFVKAYAGHLKRSGRVELPEWTDLVKTATFKELAPYDPDWYYIRAASMARKIYLRGGLGVGAFRRIYGGSKRNGSRPPHFCKSSGSIARHILQQLQKLNIIEIDSKGGRKITSSGRRDLDQVAGRISLTH, via the exons atggagacgGCGAAAATGGTCAAAGATGTGTCCCCTCACGACTTCGTCAAGGCCTATGCTGGTCACCTTAAACGCTCTGGACGg GTCGAGCTGCCTGAATGGACTGATCTTGTCAAGACTGCTACATTTAAGGAGCTTGCTCCATATGACCCTGATTGGTACTACATTAGAGCTG CTTCCATGGCAAGGAAGATCTACTTGAGGGGGGGTCTTGGTGTGGGTGCCTTTAGAAGGATCTATGGAGGAAGCAAGAGAAATGGCAGTCGTCCACCTCATTTCTGTAAAAGCAGTGGTTCTATTGCTCGTCACATACTTCAGCAACTACAGAAGTTGAACATCATTGAAATTGACTCAAAAGG TGGGAGGAAAATCACATCAAGTGGCCGACGAGACCTTGACCAAGTTGCTGGAAGGATCTCACTTACCCATTGA